One Bemisia tabaci chromosome 7, PGI_BMITA_v3 DNA window includes the following coding sequences:
- the LOC109029714 gene encoding protein escargot, with protein sequence MHVKEETIRVATMPRSFLVKKNNYSHCPLKKRPVYFVKDESEYDADSASDHSEPENLSTKPQDLSLAGKTGSSGVTLMSMKALTGESCGVLGAMSGAPCYPSLPSAAPAHAPATPSSKTCGGPLEPLNLNTPMEMKRTLSPLKYREAPPPPPHSPPHSAFNPYSGNKEVYPHYYSSLSPSKPCYEQPISPYTRERSPSKSPSYGFSPFRPVPTIPVKRELDSRLYVPYPYAESLSPVSPTWSSHSLFQSHFPPPATPEDLSSPGSVASSGESSSSGSTSCGKKRSKEGSNPRYKCVFCNKSYSTYSGLSKHQQFHCAANEDSSAKKTFSCKYCEKIYFSLGALKMHIRTHTLPCKCKLCGKAFSRPWLLQGHIRTHTGEKPFSCQHCNRAFADRSNLRAHLQTHSDVKKYSCPTCSKTFSRMSLLSKHTDGGCAGTGSVHSDDLHAFQSLPRPVPTLAIAS encoded by the exons ATGCACGTAAAAGAAGAAACCATTCGAGTCGCCACAATGCCTCGCTCGTTCCTCGTCAAGAAAAATAACTACAGTCACTGCCCGCTCAAGAAGCGACCAGTCTACTTCGTGAAGGATGAATCAGAATATGATGCAG ATAGCGCGAGCGATCACTCGGAGCCTGAAAACCTGAGCACGAAACCGCAAGACCTGAGCCTGGCCGGGAAAACGGGATCATCAGGTGTCACTCTGATGAGCATGAAAGCGCTGACCGGTGAAAGTTGCGGGGTCCTCGGAGCCATGAGCGGAGCGCCGTGCTATCCGTCCCTGCCCTCGGCCGCCCCGGCACACGCGCCCGCCACTCCGTCCAGCAAGACCTGCGGCGGTCCCTTGGAACCGCTCAACCTCAACACTCCGATGGAGATGAAGCGGACTTTGTCGCCGCTCAAGTATCGCGAGgccccgccgccgcccccgCACTCTCCGCCGCACTCGGCCTTCAACCCGTACTCGGGCAACAAGGAAGTCTACCCTCACTACTACTCCTCCCTGTCGCCGAGCAAGCCTTGCTACGAGCAGCCCATCTCCCCGTACACCCGCGAAAGGTCGCCCTCCAAATCGCCAAGTTACGGTTTCTCGCCTTTCCGACCCGTCCCGACGATCCCCGTCAAGAGGGAGCTGGACTCGCGGCTCTACGTCCCCTACCCCTACGCAGAGAGCTTGTCCCCCGTCTCGCCGACCTGGTCCTCGCACAGCCTCTTCCAGTCGCACTTCCCGCCGCCCGCCACCCCCGAAGATCTCTCCTCCCCCGGGAGCGTGGCCAGCAGCGGCGAGAGCAGCAGCAGCGGAAGCACCAGCTGCGGCAAAAAGCGGAGCAAAGAGGGCTCCAACCCCCGCTACAAGTGCGTCTTCTGCAACAAGTCCTACTCCACCTACTCCGGGCTCTCCAAGCACCAGCAGTTCCACTGCGCCGCCAACGAGGACTCCTCCGCCAAGAAGACGTTCAGCTGCAAGTACTGTGAGAAGATCTACTTCTCTCTGGGCGCTTTGAAGATGCACATCCGGACGCATACGCTTCCGTGCAAGTGCAAGCTCTGCGGGAAGGCCTTCTCCCGCCCTTGGCTCCTGCAGGGTCACATCCGGACGCACACGGGCGAGAAGCCGTTCTCGTGTCAACACTGCAACCGTGCCTTCGCGGACAGGTCGAATCTTCGGGCTCACCTCCAGACTCACTCCGATGTCAAGAAGTACTCGTGTCCGACCTGCAGCAAGACATTCTCCAGGATGTCTCTCCTGTCCAAACACACGGATGGCGGATGCGCTGGTACAGGATCCGTGCACTCCGATGATCTCCACGCTTTTCAGTCATTGCCGCGGCCTGTCCCGACGTTGGCTATCGCATCATAG